Sequence from the Deinococcus malanensis genome:
TGCTGCTGGCCTTTGATCTCGACGGCACCCTGATTCCCGACGCCGGGCGTGAGGTGCCGGCCGACACGGTCAGTGCCCTGGCCCGCCTGCGCGCCCTGGATGTCAGGCTGGCCATTATTACCGGGCGTGACACCCCGCCGGGGGCAGTCCGCTCGGCGGTGCAGCCCGACGCCGTGGCCACCAACAATGGGGGACGGATTGAACTGGGCGGCTCCCTGCACACCGAAGTCCGGTTCAGCCCGGAAGACCTGGAAGCGGTGCTGGCCCATGAACTTCAGGACGCGCGGATGGTGCTGTTCACCGCCGACGGGCTGTATGTGGACGTTCCGGAAGGCATAGAGCCCGAGCCCTGGATGCTGGCCCGGTCCTACCAGCCGGTCCATGAGGCGCCGCGGGAGGGAATTTTGAAGGTCGGCTTCTATCACCCCCAGGTGGCAGGGCTGGCCGGCCGGCTGCGCGCGAGCCACCCGCATCTGGTGCTGACCGGCGCGCAGCCTCCTTATCCGCAGTTTCTGACCATCACCCCTGAAGGGGCCCACAAGGGCGCGGCCCTAACGCTGATTGCCGACGCGCTGGGGGTGCCGCACAGTCACGCCGTGGCTTTCGGTGACAGCGACAACGACGAGGCCATGCTGGAGGTGGCTGGCTACGCGGTACAGGTCGGAACCCTGCCCCTGCTGGCCCGGCACGCTCACGTGCAGGTGCCCAGACACGAGGACCTGGGAGCTTACCTGCACACGCTGGCCGACCGGCTGGAAGCCGATCAGCGGACCTGAAGAGGCCGGCTGAATACCACCTGTCCATGGTCGAGGTGCAGGTGGTGGGTCAGTCCGGCAGGAGCGTCCGCCTCACGGTGGGCCACGACCAGAACGTGGGTGCCGCTTGTGGCGAGGTCAGGCAGCAGGGCCAGAAAGGTGGAGCGGCTGGCAGCGTCCAGGAAATCCAGGCCCTCGTCCAGAATCAGCAGTCTGGGGCTGTGGACCACGGCGCGGGCCAGCAGCAGGCGCCGGAGCTGACCCTGCGAAAGGGAGTCGGTATGGCGGCTCAGCAGTTCCGTCACTTCCAGCTGTTTCGCCACTGTCTCCACCCTGGCCCGGTCGGACGGGCTCAGGACTTCACTGAAGCCCTCGGTGCCGGAAAAAGCGCTGCCGATCACATCTATGCCGGTCCAGTCACGCCGTTGCCGGATGCCCACCTCGGCACTTACCAGTCCCACGCTGCGCCGGCGCTCGGTTAGCAGGTCGCGTTTCAGGTAGGGCCGGGCGACCTGGCCACCAACGGCCGCATGGAATTCTCCGGCGATCAGACGGGCCAGGGTGCTCTTGCCGCTGCCATTTTCGCCGGTCACCAGCCAGTGCTGGCCTTCCTTCCAGGTCCAGGACACCGGTCCCAGGGCGAGGTGCCGGTTGCGGTAGACCTGAACGCCGTCCAGCGTGATCAGAGGTGCCTCTCCGGGAGGGGAGAGCAGCGTGATGTCTGCGGCCCTGGCTTCGCCCGGGTCCGGCGGTTCCACCATCTGCCCCCCCCGCACATGCACGCTGCGCCAGGAGAGGGCAGGTACCTCTTCTGGGCGGTGGGTGGCCAGGACGACCGCCACTCCGGACATGTGCACCTGCGTGAGGACCTCCCCCAACTCAGTGCGCGCCCGGCTGCTCAGGCCGTCGGTGAATTCGTCAAGCAGCAGCAGTTCTGGAAAGGGCATCAGGGCCCGGGCCAGCACTACCCGGCGGCGCTGCCCGTGGCTCAGGGTGCGGAAATCACGGTCCAGGAGTGACGTCAGTCCCGTCAGGGCACTGATCTCATCGAGCCGGCGCAGAGCCGCGGGACGGGGGTCCCACAGGTTAAGCAGGTCACCCTCGAATCCCGAGAGCAGCACGTCCTGAACGGTCTGGGCCCAGTCCCGCGTCAGGTAGAAAGCCTCGGCGTCCGGCCCGACCACCCCCAGGGTCTGGCGCGCCTGCACCGCCGAGTACTGAAACTCGCCGCGCAGGCCATAGGTCCGTGACCCCGCTGCCGGCGCGACCTGTCCGGCCAGGAGCCGCAGCAGAGTGGTCTTCCCACCACCATTCGGGCCCCACAGGCGCACAGCCTCTCCAGGCTGCACCTGAAGCGTCACGTCCGACAGCAGGGTGTGACCACCTGCCCGGACAGATACTGCACGGAGGTCCACCAATGGCCGCATCAGCCGAGTGTAGAGCCTGTGCCATGCGTAAAGCCTGGGCCATCCGGCGCTTGGTAGCCACCCGGAGGTGTGCTTCCCTGTTCATATGCCCCGTACCCTGCACCTTGTCAAGCATGGCCAGCCTTACATCCTTGCCGGCGTTCCGGCGCATGAATGGCAGCTGGCCGAAGGCGCGCTTACTGGCCTGCCTGGGCTGATTTCACGGCTGCGTCCTGTTCCAGACGTGGTGGTGTCCAGCGAGGAGGCCAAGGCGGTCTCCACAGGTCAGGGCCTGGCTGCTGCCCTGGGCGTTCCCAGCCGCCGCATGCTGGGACTGCATGAGCATCTACGCTACACCGCGCCCGTGTATCCGGACCCTGCAGACTTTCAGGCTGCCGTGGAGCGGTTCTTTGACCACCCTGCCCAGGTGGTCTTCGGGGAGGAAAGTGCCGACGATGCCCGGCGCCGTTTTGCCAATGCGGTGGAGGCCGTGATGCGCCGCCAGACCGAGGATTCGGTGGCTATCGTCGCGCACGGCACCGTGATCAGCCTGCTGGTGGCTCATGGGGCTGGCCTGGACCCACGGGCGCTGTGGAAGAACCTGGGACTGCTGGGTGCCCTGACATTGGACTGGCCGACGTTGCGGCTTCGGGAACCTTTGGACTAGGTCCGGCGTACCACTTTGCAGGAGGATCAAGGTATGGGAGTGACGATATTTGTGATCGTGGCCGTGTTGCTGGTCATGGTGACGCTGCTGGCTGGGGTCAAGAGCGTACCGCAGGGGTTTGAATGGACCCAGGAGCGCTTCGGGAAGTTCCAGCGCAGCCTCAAGCCGGGGCTGAACCTGATCATCCCCTACATCGACCGCATCGGGCGGCGGGTCAACATGATGGAACAGGTGCTGGACGTGCCCAGCCAGGAAGTGATCACCAAGGACAACGCCCTGGTCACGGTAGACGGCGTGGTGTTCTATCAGGTGCTGGATGCGGCCAAGGCCAGCTATGAGGTGGGCAACCTGCAACAGGCCGTCCTGAACCTCACCATGACCAACATCCGCACCGTGATGGGCAGCATGGATCTCGACGAACTGCTGTCCAACCGCGACCAGATCAATGCCCGGCTGCTGGCCGTGGTGGACGAGGCCACGGAGCCGTGGGGAGTCAAGGTCACCCGCATTGAGGTCAAGGACATCAAGCCACCCGCCGATCTGGTGGCCAGCATGGCCCGTCAGATGAAGGCCGAACGCGAGAAGCGCGCCAACATCCTCGACGCCGAGGGCTTCCGGCAGGCCGCCATCCTGAAAGCCGAGGGCGAGAAGCAGGCCGAGATCCTCAACGCCGAGGGCCAGCGTCAGGCCGCCTTCCTTCAGTCCGAGGCCCGCGAGCGTCAGGCCCAGGCTGAGGCCGAGGCCACCCGGATGGTCTCCGAGGCCATTGCTGCCGGAAACGTGCAGGCTATCAACTACTTCATCGCCCAGCGTTACGTGGACGCCCTGAAGGACGTGGCCACCGCACCCAACCAGAAGACCCTGATTCTGCCCATCGAGGCGACCAGCGTCCTGGGCAGCCTGGCAGGCATCGCGGAAGTCGCCAAGGAAGCTTTCGGGAATAAAGGCTGAGGTGCGGTATGGACTGGCTTCCCACTCTTGAGCGCATCCAGTCGTGGCACTGGTGGGTGCTGGGCGCGCTGCTGCTGATCCTGGAAGTGTTTGCGCCCGGAGTGTTCTTTGTCTGGCTGGCGATGGCCGCCTTCATGCTGGGCCTGTTGGTGTTCGTGCTGCCTCTCCCGGTGACCCTGCAACTGCTGCTGTTCGCCCTGCTGAGCGTGGTGGCGGTCCTGATCGGCCGGCGATATGTCAATCGCCTGATCCTTGGGGGTGACGAGGGCGAGACCATGAACCGGGGCGCAAGCCGCCTGGTGGGCCGCACGGTCGTGGTCACTGCCGCCATCCGCAACGGCGTGGGCCGGGTGCGAGTCGGTGACAGTGACTGGCGGGCCACCGGTCCGGATGTCCCCGAAGGGGCCAGTGTCCTGATCGTCAGCGCTGAAGGAACGACCCTGCATGTCCGTGAGATCAACGGCACCTGGGTGTAGCGAAAGAAGATAAGGGAAGCGCCAGCGGGTGTCTGCTGGCGCTTCCTCTGGTGTGAACTTACTGACGGCGGGGATAAAGCCAGCGGCGCAGAGCACGTGAGAGCAGCGGCAATACCGGCCAGTTCAGAAACAGTGTGGCCAGAAAGGCAGATGGCAGGATGGCCGCCCACCAGGGCCAGTGGCCTGTGAAAAATCCGGTCAGCCAGGTAAACAGCAAGATCAGCGGATAGACGCCCACAAACCCCACCAGCACGTTTTTCCACAGTGGGGGCGCCGGAATTCCGGCAGGCCGGTCAAACCAGGCCTCCAGTCCACTCGCCTCGCGGTAATGAACCTCAGAGGCAGTAAAGCGGGGCAGGTCACGCAGAGCCGCCTGGTACCCAGGAGACTGCCGCCAGCCTTCCAGGGCTTCCTGTGAGGCGAAGCGCAGCAGGGTGATGTATTCGGGGACGGGGCCGCTGCGGTCGCGCAGCACATTCAACCCCAGAAAGCCCGGATGCCCGGCGAGCAGGTCATGCACCCCCCGGGCCCACGCCTCGTACCCTTCCACTTTCGAGTGCTGGACACGCTCAGTAATCACCAGCGTTACGCCCTGTGGGGTGGCGTCGGTCGGAGAGGGTACAGTCATTGGCGCCTGGGTAGCCAGCATTTCCGGATC
This genomic interval carries:
- a CDS encoding histidine phosphatase family protein codes for the protein MPRTLHLVKHGQPYILAGVPAHEWQLAEGALTGLPGLISRLRPVPDVVVSSEEAKAVSTGQGLAAALGVPSRRMLGLHEHLRYTAPVYPDPADFQAAVERFFDHPAQVVFGEESADDARRRFANAVEAVMRRQTEDSVAIVAHGTVISLLVAHGAGLDPRALWKNLGLLGALTLDWPTLRLREPLD
- a CDS encoding SPFH domain-containing protein, yielding MGVTIFVIVAVLLVMVTLLAGVKSVPQGFEWTQERFGKFQRSLKPGLNLIIPYIDRIGRRVNMMEQVLDVPSQEVITKDNALVTVDGVVFYQVLDAAKASYEVGNLQQAVLNLTMTNIRTVMGSMDLDELLSNRDQINARLLAVVDEATEPWGVKVTRIEVKDIKPPADLVASMARQMKAEREKRANILDAEGFRQAAILKAEGEKQAEILNAEGQRQAAFLQSEARERQAQAEAEATRMVSEAIAAGNVQAINYFIAQRYVDALKDVATAPNQKTLILPIEATSVLGSLAGIAEVAKEAFGNKG
- a CDS encoding ATP-binding cassette domain-containing protein, which gives rise to MRPLVDLRAVSVRAGGHTLLSDVTLQVQPGEAVRLWGPNGGGKTTLLRLLAGQVAPAAGSRTYGLRGEFQYSAVQARQTLGVVGPDAEAFYLTRDWAQTVQDVLLSGFEGDLLNLWDPRPAALRRLDEISALTGLTSLLDRDFRTLSHGQRRRVVLARALMPFPELLLLDEFTDGLSSRARTELGEVLTQVHMSGVAVVLATHRPEEVPALSWRSVHVRGGQMVEPPDPGEARAADITLLSPPGEAPLITLDGVQVYRNRHLALGPVSWTWKEGQHWLVTGENGSGKSTLARLIAGEFHAAVGGQVARPYLKRDLLTERRRSVGLVSAEVGIRQRRDWTGIDVIGSAFSGTEGFSEVLSPSDRARVETVAKQLEVTELLSRHTDSLSQGQLRRLLLARAVVHSPRLLILDEGLDFLDAASRSTFLALLPDLATSGTHVLVVAHREADAPAGLTHHLHLDHGQVVFSRPLQVR
- a CDS encoding antibiotic biosynthesis monooxygenase, giving the protein MSPSPPITDPEMLATQAPMTVPSPTDATPQGVTLVITERVQHSKVEGYEAWARGVHDLLAGHPGFLGLNVLRDRSGPVPEYITLLRFASQEALEGWRQSPGYQAALRDLPRFTASEVHYREASGLEAWFDRPAGIPAPPLWKNVLVGFVGVYPLILLFTWLTGFFTGHWPWWAAILPSAFLATLFLNWPVLPLLSRALRRWLYPRRQ
- a CDS encoding NfeD family protein; amino-acid sequence: MDWLPTLERIQSWHWWVLGALLLILEVFAPGVFFVWLAMAAFMLGLLVFVLPLPVTLQLLLFALLSVVAVLIGRRYVNRLILGGDEGETMNRGASRLVGRTVVVTAAIRNGVGRVRVGDSDWRATGPDVPEGASVLIVSAEGTTLHVREINGTWV
- a CDS encoding HAD-IIB family hydrolase, yielding MTARAPVSFPAGGPLLLAFDLDGTLIPDAGREVPADTVSALARLRALDVRLAIITGRDTPPGAVRSAVQPDAVATNNGGRIELGGSLHTEVRFSPEDLEAVLAHELQDARMVLFTADGLYVDVPEGIEPEPWMLARSYQPVHEAPREGILKVGFYHPQVAGLAGRLRASHPHLVLTGAQPPYPQFLTITPEGAHKGAALTLIADALGVPHSHAVAFGDSDNDEAMLEVAGYAVQVGTLPLLARHAHVQVPRHEDLGAYLHTLADRLEADQRT